One region of Wyeomyia smithii strain HCP4-BCI-WySm-NY-G18 chromosome 3, ASM2978416v1, whole genome shotgun sequence genomic DNA includes:
- the LOC129729699 gene encoding RIP-like protein isoform X1, translated as MELMNSPPVYHTSAAQKSRSKIAAHRFKYGSPKLVDLMREKCRLRIKEARNEHLLKKRNIVLDDKALLGLIVREELSEIEKDIELQELIYQELMAETNEWLFQEYERSENYMIDEYDQEVVFCPVCQKNQLQKLDDQRIQCSCGISIKYAGSLGSFGGFLWCTVHEHGARCEEILHFFVEPHSVCGQLNVFCPGCDYYKNLTQ; from the exons ATGGAGTTGATGAATTCCCCTCCAGTGTATCATACAAGCGCTGCTCAAAAATCGCGGTCAAAAATTGCTGCCCATCGATTCAAGTACGGTTCCCCTAAGCTGGTGGATCTGATGCGAGAG aAATGTCGCTTAAGAATAAAAGAAGCACGAAATGAACATTTGTTGAAGAAGCGTAATATCGTATTGGATGACAAGGCATTGCTGGGATTGATTGTCCGTGAGGAACTTTCGGAAATCGAAAAGGATATCGAGTTGCAAGAGCTAATTTACCAGGAACTGATGGCGGAAACAAACGAATGGCTTTTCCAAGAGTACGAACGTTCGGAGAACTATATGATTGACGAATACGACCAGGAGGTAGTGTTCTGTCCAGTATGTCAAAAGAACCAGCTCCAAAAATTAGACGACCAACGAATTCAGTGTTCCTGTGGTATATCGATCAAGTATGCAGGTAGCCTGGGAAGTTTTGGTGGTTTCCTCTGGTGTACGGTACACGAGCATGGAGCACGCTGTGAAGAAattcttcatttttttgttgaacCACATTCTGTCTGCGGACAGCTGAATGTATTTTGTCCAGGCTGTGATTACTATAAAAATTTAACGCAATGA
- the LOC129729699 gene encoding RIP-like protein isoform X3 has product MREKCRLRIKEARNEHLLKKRNIVLDDKALLGLIVREELSEIEKDIELQELIYQELMAETNEWLFQEYERSENYMIDEYDQEVVFCPVCQKNQLQKLDDQRIQCSCGISIKYAGSLGSFGGFLWCTVHEHGARCEEILHFFVEPHSVCGQLNVFCPGCDYYKNLTQ; this is encoded by the exons ATGCGAGAG aAATGTCGCTTAAGAATAAAAGAAGCACGAAATGAACATTTGTTGAAGAAGCGTAATATCGTATTGGATGACAAGGCATTGCTGGGATTGATTGTCCGTGAGGAACTTTCGGAAATCGAAAAGGATATCGAGTTGCAAGAGCTAATTTACCAGGAACTGATGGCGGAAACAAACGAATGGCTTTTCCAAGAGTACGAACGTTCGGAGAACTATATGATTGACGAATACGACCAGGAGGTAGTGTTCTGTCCAGTATGTCAAAAGAACCAGCTCCAAAAATTAGACGACCAACGAATTCAGTGTTCCTGTGGTATATCGATCAAGTATGCAGGTAGCCTGGGAAGTTTTGGTGGTTTCCTCTGGTGTACGGTACACGAGCATGGAGCACGCTGTGAAGAAattcttcatttttttgttgaacCACATTCTGTCTGCGGACAGCTGAATGTATTTTGTCCAGGCTGTGATTACTATAAAAATTTAACGCAATGA
- the LOC129729699 gene encoding RIP-like protein isoform X2 — MNSPPVYHTSAAQKSRSKIAAHRFKYGSPKLVDLMREKCRLRIKEARNEHLLKKRNIVLDDKALLGLIVREELSEIEKDIELQELIYQELMAETNEWLFQEYERSENYMIDEYDQEVVFCPVCQKNQLQKLDDQRIQCSCGISIKYAGSLGSFGGFLWCTVHEHGARCEEILHFFVEPHSVCGQLNVFCPGCDYYKNLTQ; from the exons ATGAATTCCCCTCCAGTGTATCATACAAGCGCTGCTCAAAAATCGCGGTCAAAAATTGCTGCCCATCGATTCAAGTACGGTTCCCCTAAGCTGGTGGATCTGATGCGAGAG aAATGTCGCTTAAGAATAAAAGAAGCACGAAATGAACATTTGTTGAAGAAGCGTAATATCGTATTGGATGACAAGGCATTGCTGGGATTGATTGTCCGTGAGGAACTTTCGGAAATCGAAAAGGATATCGAGTTGCAAGAGCTAATTTACCAGGAACTGATGGCGGAAACAAACGAATGGCTTTTCCAAGAGTACGAACGTTCGGAGAACTATATGATTGACGAATACGACCAGGAGGTAGTGTTCTGTCCAGTATGTCAAAAGAACCAGCTCCAAAAATTAGACGACCAACGAATTCAGTGTTCCTGTGGTATATCGATCAAGTATGCAGGTAGCCTGGGAAGTTTTGGTGGTTTCCTCTGGTGTACGGTACACGAGCATGGAGCACGCTGTGAAGAAattcttcatttttttgttgaacCACATTCTGTCTGCGGACAGCTGAATGTATTTTGTCCAGGCTGTGATTACTATAAAAATTTAACGCAATGA